A part of Rhinoderma darwinii isolate aRhiDar2 chromosome 1, aRhiDar2.hap1, whole genome shotgun sequence genomic DNA contains:
- the ACADS gene encoding short-chain specific acyl-CoA dehydrogenase, mitochondrial isoform X2, whose translation MFRGITMLCRAWRPCTAPRYLHTVYQSVELPDTHRMLRDTCREFAERELQPIAAQLDREHRYPREQVQKMGQMGLLSVAVPEELGGAGLDYLAYSIAMEEISRGCASTGVVMSVNNSLYLGPILKHALEKQKKQWITPFCSGDKVGCFALSEPGNGSDAGAASTVARLDGEAWVLNGTKSWITNAWDASAVVVFATTDKSMKHKGISTFLVEMPTPGLSLGKKEDKLGIRASSTANLIFEDCRIPRENLLGQPGMGFKIAMFFSTSQFKLADMALALESARLLTWRASMLKDNNKPFTKEAAMAKLAASEAATKISHQAIQILGGMGYVTEMPAERHYRDARITEIYEGTSEIQRLVIANQLLKEYQH comes from the exons ATGTTTCGGGGTATTACAATGTTATGCCGGGCATGGCGGCCGTGCACAG CTCCCCGGTACTTGCACACGGTGTACCAGAGTGTTGAGCTGCCGGACACCCATCGCATGCTGCGGGATACATGCAGGGAATTCGCTGAGCGAGAACTGCAGCCCATCGCTGCACAGTTGGACCGAGAGCACCGGTACCCGCGGGAACAG GTTCAGAAGATGGGACAGATGGGATTACTGTCAGTGGCGGTCCCAGAAGAGCTAGGTGGCGCTGGGCTGGACTACTTGGCTTATTCTATTGCAATGGAAGAAATCAGCCGGGGCTGTGCGTCCACTGGAGTTGTCATGAGTGTCAACAAT tCTCTTTATTTAGGGCCGATCCTCAAACACGCCTTAGAGAAGCAGAAAAAGCAGTGGATTACTCCATTTTGTAGCGGGGACAAGGTCGGCTGCTTTGCACTCAGTGAACCAG GTAATGGCAGTGATGCAGGGGCAGCAAGTACAGTTGCCAGGCTGGATGGGGAAGCGTGGGTTCTCAATGGAACAAAATCCTGGATTACAAATGCATGGGATGCCTCTGCAGTTGTAGTCTTTGCTACCACGGACAAGTCCATGAAACACAAG ggtatTAGCACTTTTTTGGTGGAGATGCCAACTCCTGGCCTCTCTCTTGGAAAGAAAGAGGATAAGTTGGGAATTCGCGCTTCTTCCACTGCTAATTTGATTTTTGAAGACTGCCGCATACCACGTGAGAATCTTCTAGGGCAGCCTGGAATGGGATTCAAAATTGCTATG TTTTTCTCCACCTCTCAGTTTAAGTTGGCAGACATGGCCCTAGCTCTGGAGAGTGCAAGGCTCCTGACCTGGAGAGCGTCTATGCTGAAAGATAACAATAAGCCTTTTACCAAG GAAGCTGCAATGGCAAAACTAGCAGCATCTGAGGCTGCAACAAAGATCTCACACCAG GCCATTCAGATTCTTGGTGGCATGGGATATGTGACAGAGATGCCTGCTGAACGCCATTACAGAGATGCACGAATCACCGAAATCTACGAAGGGACAAGTGAGATCCAGAGACTAGTAATAGCCAACCAGTTGCTTAAAGAATATCAGCATTAA
- the ACADS gene encoding short-chain specific acyl-CoA dehydrogenase, mitochondrial isoform X1 encodes MFRGITMLCRAWRPCTAPRYLHTVYQSVELPDTHRMLRDTCREFAERELQPIAAQLDREHRYPREQVQKMGQMGLLSVAVPEELGGAGLDYLAYSIAMEEISRGCASTGVVMSVNNSLYLGPILKHALEKQKKQWITPFCSGDKVGCFALSEPGNGSDAGAASTVARLDGEAWVLNGTKSWITNAWDASAVVVFATTDKSMKHKGISTFLVEMPTPGLSLGKKEDKLGIRASSTANLIFEDCRIPRENLLGQPGMGFKIAMQTLDAGRIGIASQALGIAQAALDCAVDYAEKRIAFGAPITKLQAIQFKLADMALALESARLLTWRASMLKDNNKPFTKEAAMAKLAASEAATKISHQAIQILGGMGYVTEMPAERHYRDARITEIYEGTSEIQRLVIANQLLKEYQH; translated from the exons ATGTTTCGGGGTATTACAATGTTATGCCGGGCATGGCGGCCGTGCACAG CTCCCCGGTACTTGCACACGGTGTACCAGAGTGTTGAGCTGCCGGACACCCATCGCATGCTGCGGGATACATGCAGGGAATTCGCTGAGCGAGAACTGCAGCCCATCGCTGCACAGTTGGACCGAGAGCACCGGTACCCGCGGGAACAG GTTCAGAAGATGGGACAGATGGGATTACTGTCAGTGGCGGTCCCAGAAGAGCTAGGTGGCGCTGGGCTGGACTACTTGGCTTATTCTATTGCAATGGAAGAAATCAGCCGGGGCTGTGCGTCCACTGGAGTTGTCATGAGTGTCAACAAT tCTCTTTATTTAGGGCCGATCCTCAAACACGCCTTAGAGAAGCAGAAAAAGCAGTGGATTACTCCATTTTGTAGCGGGGACAAGGTCGGCTGCTTTGCACTCAGTGAACCAG GTAATGGCAGTGATGCAGGGGCAGCAAGTACAGTTGCCAGGCTGGATGGGGAAGCGTGGGTTCTCAATGGAACAAAATCCTGGATTACAAATGCATGGGATGCCTCTGCAGTTGTAGTCTTTGCTACCACGGACAAGTCCATGAAACACAAG ggtatTAGCACTTTTTTGGTGGAGATGCCAACTCCTGGCCTCTCTCTTGGAAAGAAAGAGGATAAGTTGGGAATTCGCGCTTCTTCCACTGCTAATTTGATTTTTGAAGACTGCCGCATACCACGTGAGAATCTTCTAGGGCAGCCTGGAATGGGATTCAAAATTGCTATG CAAACTTTAGATGCTGGGAGGATTGGCATTGCATCTCAGGCTCTTGGTATTGCTCAGGCCGCTCTGGACTGTGCTGTAGACTATGCAGAGAAGCGGATTGCATTTGGAGCACCAATTACCAAATTACAAGCGATCCAG TTTAAGTTGGCAGACATGGCCCTAGCTCTGGAGAGTGCAAGGCTCCTGACCTGGAGAGCGTCTATGCTGAAAGATAACAATAAGCCTTTTACCAAG GAAGCTGCAATGGCAAAACTAGCAGCATCTGAGGCTGCAACAAAGATCTCACACCAG GCCATTCAGATTCTTGGTGGCATGGGATATGTGACAGAGATGCCTGCTGAACGCCATTACAGAGATGCACGAATCACCGAAATCTACGAAGGGACAAGTGAGATCCAGAGACTAGTAATAGCCAACCAGTTGCTTAAAGAATATCAGCATTAA
- the ACADS gene encoding short-chain specific acyl-CoA dehydrogenase, mitochondrial isoform X3 codes for MGQMGLLSVAVPEELGGAGLDYLAYSIAMEEISRGCASTGVVMSVNNSLYLGPILKHALEKQKKQWITPFCSGDKVGCFALSEPGNGSDAGAASTVARLDGEAWVLNGTKSWITNAWDASAVVVFATTDKSMKHKGISTFLVEMPTPGLSLGKKEDKLGIRASSTANLIFEDCRIPRENLLGQPGMGFKIAMQTLDAGRIGIASQALGIAQAALDCAVDYAEKRIAFGAPITKLQAIQFKLADMALALESARLLTWRASMLKDNNKPFTKEAAMAKLAASEAATKISHQAIQILGGMGYVTEMPAERHYRDARITEIYEGTSEIQRLVIANQLLKEYQH; via the exons ATGGGACAGATGGGATTACTGTCAGTGGCGGTCCCAGAAGAGCTAGGTGGCGCTGGGCTGGACTACTTGGCTTATTCTATTGCAATGGAAGAAATCAGCCGGGGCTGTGCGTCCACTGGAGTTGTCATGAGTGTCAACAAT tCTCTTTATTTAGGGCCGATCCTCAAACACGCCTTAGAGAAGCAGAAAAAGCAGTGGATTACTCCATTTTGTAGCGGGGACAAGGTCGGCTGCTTTGCACTCAGTGAACCAG GTAATGGCAGTGATGCAGGGGCAGCAAGTACAGTTGCCAGGCTGGATGGGGAAGCGTGGGTTCTCAATGGAACAAAATCCTGGATTACAAATGCATGGGATGCCTCTGCAGTTGTAGTCTTTGCTACCACGGACAAGTCCATGAAACACAAG ggtatTAGCACTTTTTTGGTGGAGATGCCAACTCCTGGCCTCTCTCTTGGAAAGAAAGAGGATAAGTTGGGAATTCGCGCTTCTTCCACTGCTAATTTGATTTTTGAAGACTGCCGCATACCACGTGAGAATCTTCTAGGGCAGCCTGGAATGGGATTCAAAATTGCTATG CAAACTTTAGATGCTGGGAGGATTGGCATTGCATCTCAGGCTCTTGGTATTGCTCAGGCCGCTCTGGACTGTGCTGTAGACTATGCAGAGAAGCGGATTGCATTTGGAGCACCAATTACCAAATTACAAGCGATCCAG TTTAAGTTGGCAGACATGGCCCTAGCTCTGGAGAGTGCAAGGCTCCTGACCTGGAGAGCGTCTATGCTGAAAGATAACAATAAGCCTTTTACCAAG GAAGCTGCAATGGCAAAACTAGCAGCATCTGAGGCTGCAACAAAGATCTCACACCAG GCCATTCAGATTCTTGGTGGCATGGGATATGTGACAGAGATGCCTGCTGAACGCCATTACAGAGATGCACGAATCACCGAAATCTACGAAGGGACAAGTGAGATCCAGAGACTAGTAATAGCCAACCAGTTGCTTAAAGAATATCAGCATTAA